Proteins encoded by one window of Microcebus murinus isolate Inina chromosome 2, M.murinus_Inina_mat1.0, whole genome shotgun sequence:
- the PEAR1 gene encoding platelet endothelial aggregation receptor 1, protein MWPVQASTMSPPLRPLLLLALGLGLAGTLNPKDPNACSFWESFTTTTKESHSRPFSLFPSEPCDRPWEGPHACPQPTVVYRTVYHQVVKTDHRQRLQCCQGFYESSGACVPLCAQECVHGRCVAPNQCQCVPGWRGDDCSSECAPGVWGPRCDKPCSCGNSSSCDPKTGVCSCPTGLQPPHCLQPCSPGHYGPACKFSCQCHGAPCDPQTGACFCPPERTGPSCDVSCFQDTAGFLCPSTDPCQNGGVFQVPQGPCSCPPGWMGTICSLPCPEGFHGPNCSQECRCHNGGLCERFTGQCRCAPGYTGDRCREECPVGRFGQDCAETCDCAPGARCFPANGACLCEHGFTGDRCAERLCPDGLYGLGCQASCTCDPEHSLSCHPMNGECSCLPGWAGLHCNESCPQDTHGPGCQEHCLCLHGGVCQADSGLCRCAPGYTGPHCASLCPPDTYGVNCSARCSCENAIACSPIDGACICKEGWQRGNCSVPCPPGTWGFGCNASCQCAHEAVCSPQTGACTCTPGWHGAHCQLPCPKGQFGEGCASRCDCAHADDCDPVHGHCQCQAGWMGTRCHLPCPEGSWGANCSNTCTCKNGGTCLPETGNCVCAPGFRGPSCQRPCQPGRYGKRCVPCKCANHSSCHPSDGTCYCLAGWTGPDCSQPCPPGHWGAKCAQTCQCHHGGTCHPQDGSCVCPPGWTGHRCLEVCPPGVFGANCSQSCQCGPGERCHPETGACVCPPGHSGAPCRIGSQESFTMMPSSPVAYNSLGAVIGIAVLGSLVVALVALFIGYRHWQKGKEHQHLAVAYSSGRLDGSEYVMPDVPPSYSHYYSNPSYHTLSQCSPNPPPPNKVPGSQLFASLQVPERPGGAHGHDNHATLPADWKHRREPPLGSLDRGGSRLDRSYSYSHSNSNGPGSFYNKGPVSEEGLGASVASLSSENPYATIRDLPGLPGGPRESSYVEMKGPPSGSPRRQRDSQRRWQSQPQRDSGTYEQPSPLIHDRDSVGSQSPLPPGLPPGHYDSPKNSHIPGHYDLPPVRHPPSPPLRRQDR, encoded by the exons ATGTGGCCGGTGCAGGCCTCTACAATGTCGCCACCTCTGCGTCCCCTCCTTctcctggccctgggcctggggctggctggAACTCTCAACCCCAAGGATCCCAATGCCTGCAGCTTCTGGGAAAG cttcaccaccaccaccaaggaGTCCCACTCCCGCCCCTTCAGCCTCTTCCCCTCGGAGCCCTGCGACAGGCCCTGGGAGGGCCCCcatgcctgtccccagcccac GGTTGTCTACCGCACCGTGTACCACCAGGTGGTGAAGACGGACCACCGCCAGCGCCTGCAGTGCTGCCAGGGCTTCTACGAGAGCAGCGGGGCCTGCGTCC CGCTCTGTGCCCAGGAATGTGTCCATGGCCGCTGTGTGGCGCCCAATCAGTGCCAGTGTGTGCCGGGCTGGCGGGGTGATGACTGCTCCAGTG AGTGTGCCCCAGGAGTGTGGGGGCCACGGTGTGACAAGCCCTGCAGCTGCGGCAACAGCAGCTCCTGTGATCCCAAGACTGGGGTATGTTCTTGCCCCACTGGCCTGCAGCCCCCGCACTGCCTTCAGCCTTGCAGCCCTGGCCACTACGGCCCTGCCTGCAAGTTCAGCTGCCAGTGCCACGGGGCACCCTGCGATCCCCAGACTGGAGCCTGCTTCTGCCCCCCAGAGAGAACTGGGCCCAG CTGTGATGTGTCCTGTTTCCAGGACACTGCTGGCTTCTTATGCCCCAGCACCGATCCTTGCCAAAACGGAGGTGTCTTCCAGGTCCCCCAGGGCCCCTGCAGCTGCCCACCTGGCTGGATG GGCACCATCTGCTCCCTGCCATGCCCAGAGGGTTTCCATGGGCCCAACTGCTCCCAGGAATGTCGCTGCCACAACGGGGGCCTCTGCGAGCGATTCACTGGGCAGTGCCGCTGCGCTCCGGGCTACACCGGGGATCG GTGCCGCGAGGAGTGCCCAGTGGGCCGCTTCGGGCAGGACTGTGCTGAGACGTGCGACTGCGCCCCCGGCGCCCGCTGCTTCCCGGCCAACGGTGCGTGTCTGTGCGAACACGGCTTCACCGGGGACCGCTGCGCCGAGCGCCTCTGCCCGGACGGCCTCTACGGCCTCGGCTGCCAGGCGTCCTGCACCTGCGACCCGGAGCACAGCCTCAG CTGCCACCCGATGAACGGGGAGTGCTCGTGCCTGCCGGGCTGGGCGGGCCTCCACTGCAACGAGAGCTGCCCGCAGGACACGCACGGGCCGGGGTGCCAGGAGCACTGTCTCTGCCTGCACGGCGGCGTCTGCCAGGCCGACAGCGGCCTCTGCCGGTGCGCACCCGGCTACACG GGCCCTCACTGCGCTAGCCTCTGTCCCCCCGACACTTATGGTGTCAACTGTTCAGCTCGCTGCTCATGCGAAAATGCCATCGCCTGCTCCCCCATCGACGGCGCGTGCATCTGCAAGGAAG GTTGGCAGCGTGGTAACTGCTCTGTGCCCTGCCCACCCGGAACCTGGGGCTTTGGTTGCAATGCCAGCTGCCAGTGTGCCCATGAGGCAGTCTGTAGCCCCCAAACTGGAGCCTGTACCTGCACCCCTGGGTGGCATGGGGCCCACTGCCAGCTGCCTTGCCCG AAGGGGCAGTTTGGTGAAGGTTGTGCCAGTCGCTGTGACTGTGCCCATGCTGATGACTGCGACCCTGTTCATGGACACTGCCAGTGCCAGGCTGGCTGGATGG GTACCCgctgccacctgccctgccctgaggGCTCCTGGGGAGCCAACTGCAGCAATACCTGCACCTGCAAGAATGGGGGCACCTGCCTCCCTGAGACTGGCaattgtgtgtgtgcacctggATTCCGAGGCCCCTCCTGCCAGAGAC CTTGTCAGCCTGGCCGCTATGGCAAACGCTGTGTGCCCTGCAAGTGTGCCAACCACTCCTCCTGCCACCCCTCGGATGGGACCTGCTACTGCCTGGCTGGCTGGACAGGCCCTGACTGCTCCCAAC CATGCCCCCCAGGACACTGGGGAGCCAAGTGCGCCCAGACCTGCCAATGTCACCATGGCGGGACCTGCCACCCCCAGGATGGGAGCTGTGTCTGCCCCCCAGGCTGGACTGGACACCGCTGCTTGGAAG TCTGCCCTCCAGGGGTGTTTGGTGCCAACTGCTCCCAGTCATGCCAGTGTGGTCCTGGAGAAAGGTGCCACCCAGAGACCGGGGCCTGTGTGTGTCCCCCAGGGCACAGTGGTGCGCCTTGCAGGATTG GAAGCCAGGAGTCCTTCACCATGATGCCTAGCTCTCCAGTGGCCTATAACTCGCTGGGTGCGGTGATTGGCATTGCGGTACTGGGGTCCCTCGTGGTGGCCCTGGTGGCCCTGTTCATTGGCTACCGTCATTGGCAAAAAGGCAAGGAGCACCAACACCTGGCAGTGGCCTACAGCAGTGGGCGACTGGATGGCTCTGAGTATGTCATGCCAG ATGTCCCTCCAAGCTACAGTCACTACTACTCCAACCCCAGCTACCACACCCTGTCACAGTGCTCCCCAAACCCCCCGCCCCCTAACAAG GTTCCAGGCAGTCAGCTCTTTGCCAGCCTCCAGGTCCCTGAGCGGCCGGGTGGAGCCCATGGGCATGATAACCACGCCACCCTGCCTGCCGACTGGAAGCACCGCCGGGAGCCCCCCCTGGGGTCTCTGGACAGGG gTGGCAGCCGCCTGGACAGAAGCTACAGCTACAGCCACAGCAACAGTAATGGCCCAGGCTCGTTCTACAACAAAG GACCTGTCTCtgaagaggggctgggggccagcGTGGCTTCCCTGAGCAGTGAGAACCCCTACGCCACCATCCGGGATCTGCCCGGCCTGCCAGGGGGCCCCCGGGAGAGCAGCTATGTGGAGATGAAAGGCCCTCCCTCGGGGTCTCCCCGCAGGCAGCGGGACAGCCAGAGGCGGTGGCAGTCCCAGCCCCAGAGAGACAGTGGCACCTACGAGCAGCCCAGCCCGCTGATCCACG